The DNA segment CTCTTCTCCACCAACGTCCTCGCAAGAACACCActttggttcttcttcttcttttgcctcCTACAGCAAACCCTAAGGCTCCTCCGCACGATCTTCCTGCATCTTGGGATCTTCCACGAGCTATAGCATGGCTTCATCAGCCTCCTCTCGTACTGCTCTCCCAGGATAAGCTGAAGGAAGGACCGGTTCTGCTGCTCCTCGGAGAGGCCTGCGATGAGGCCACGAGTCCATTTCCTGCTGCCCCTGGCGACGGCCATGGCGACGTCGGCCGAGAGCTTGATGGCGTTCTTCCTCTCTTGGAATCCCATGCTATTGGTCGACACCGCAGACGCCTGGAAGCCAAGCAGCATTTGCTTGAGGAAAGCATGCTTGAATGCTTCTGTGACTTGCATGGCTGCGACACTGAAAGACAAAAGGCAGGAGGGAGAGAAGGCAGCTACACACGCTGAGATGTATATGAAGTGGGTTCTTGAAAGCATTGCATGTGGCACTAGCAGATCATGGTACTCCTCTTTTGTttgcttcctctctctctctctctcacattcaATATCTTTCCCTTAgtcaaggggaagaagaagaacacagaAAAATAGCTGTCTTTTGGGATAAGAGCCTCCTATGCTGAGGTCTACAGTGGTGAGTAACAAGTGGCTCTTCACATATGGATGCACATGGGGAGATCATGTGAAAGATTGTGTAGGTATCAGAGTTAGGAAACAGCTACCAAGTGATCAGAGTGCAGAGAAGAGAAATGAACCAGCAAGAAGAAGATGTTgcaccttcatggagaagtaagtGTGGGATGTATCATGGTGAAGCATTGGAGCAGAGGGGGTCTACTTGGAGGAGACACACCACATGCAATCACATGGTGACAAGCCCCACTGCTACAAACATTACCCACCTGTAGATTCCAACACCACAAAGAACCATGTGAAAGAAGAGCCATAGGGTGTTCATTGCTGGATCTCCCTGGCTAATCTCTAATGTAGCTTGATCACAGATCCTGTTCAGAACGCAACAAGCTTGAAGATTGCATTAGGAAAGAGAAACATATGTGTGAAGGCATGAAATGTTTGCAACATTTATTTTCCAGACTGCTGTGGTCGAGTATTACTTGGCTTGTAAGAGATGATGCATTTGCAGGTGAAGAAGGAAGGGGATTAAGGCTTTAAGCCAATATACTGCTTCTTCAACCTTTTTACtttgaagagaaaaagaaaagagttcATGATGTGGCTGCTCAACCTTTCCAAAAGAAAATGAAATCTCACATGGCATCCACATTCTGGCTTCTCATCTTTGGAGCTTCATATGGAGGGAAGGAAAAGAACCATGCATCATTAATTTATGCATGTCACTTGAGTACCCCATACTGTTCCTTAGGGCCAGCAATGGATTTAAAGAATCCATATGTCTGAAACTTTCTTCTTCTACTTGAAACAATGAAGAGACTGGGAGCAGTGTGTTTCCAGTCCTCTTAATCCCAAGACTGCTCTTGTTCTGTGTGTTGTCATCATGTGTTTGCTTGCTTCTCTTTACTACATACACATCATATCAGTATCAACATTTTCCAGAAGACTCAAATCTCTCTGTATCATCTTTCATCAAATTCTCTGCAAGCTAGTAGTTTATTTAGTGACTAAGCCAAAGAACTAATACTACAGCATATGCTGATACCAGCTGAATTCCTATTAATGATCTCCATGTAAAATCTTCTCAGATTAACAGCTGAAATAGCAGTCAAAGGTTCTCCAGGATTAGCTATATATGAACCACTGGGGCTCTGTTTCATCCCATTTAATTACATATTGAGAACACAAGGGGATGGTAGAGTCAAAACTAATGGAAGGTTTACTGTGTGCTTAGGGAGTGCCCTAAACCACAGTGTTCTTAACACATGGATGGGCTCCCCCTGTCCCAACAAAGGCATGCATCCTTCCAGGTTCAAATTTGCTCCTACATTGAGTCACTTTTTGGAAGATTTGCCAAACTAATGAATCATGGATTCTGTTAATACACTAGCTATATTTTTCTAATGACATCAAGAGCCAAACTATCCAGCCATTTGATTGCTCCCTTGGTGTTTCTATTTCCCCTTGAAACATGGGAAGGTCTGTCAGATGCAGCAGAGTGCAATACAAAGATTAGGACTTTGTCCTCAGTGCTTGTTTCTAAGGAGTTGTGTTTATTCCAATGCAAAATGTAAAgtaattcctttttctttttctccttttgtacCTTTTCTTCTTATTTGGGGCACTATCTTAGACTAAAATTCTTCTTATATTTTTCAGAAGAATCATGTATTTACCAAATACAAGAAATTATTTCAATGCCATAAattaaacaaaacaaaaaaggtggattcttttttgaaaaataaaaaaaaaatctctcataATATTCATCACAAACATTAGCATTTTTCAGTTAGGTCAGTGAAGCTTTCAAGAGCTTCTCTATGCACATTATCATATGATAGTTGAATAATCCAATGAGTGCAGGATTCATTATGACATATCTTCATCACTAAGATGCCCAAAGCATAATAAATATGCATGTTTGGGACCATATAAAGTTGCTTTAGAATGTAATTGGTGAGATGCATTGATAGCATACGTAATGAATTCCAAACAATCTATGCCAAGTTAAGCTTGATACATACTATATCTGTACGAAATTACTGTCACTGAAGAACACCAAAAGCCTCCTTCCCTGGCTAACACAACCTGCATGCTCACGACACAAGATGAAGTCTTTCCAAAGCACCTTTAATTCACTGTACTGGTGATCTGTGGTAGCGGGCAAATGGGCCATGCAAGAGTACCAGAGGAATCTACTCGGTTCCTTCTTGGACTCTACAATGGTGACGAAGGACACTCATATTTTGGTTACACACAAGTATAATGTCTCATTGAAATCACATCAATACAGTCTGATTCACATGCATGGATCGGAATACAGGTGGTTTTATCATAGCTATATATGAGCATAAAATTTTGAGCACTGCAATGCACTGTGTTCTTGAGAACCCAAGCAAACACTCTGAGCTCACTTCATCTTTGCCACTGCCGTACAGTTTTAGATTAAGATTCTCCTCCAGACAAGCCGTAGAACTCTTCTGACACAGGGGACTTCGGGTGCAGGTCACGAAGCATGTTGAATGAAGTCATGTGAAAGTGAGAACGGAGTCTCACTCACTGACACTGCTGCAAGAGGAGTGCCATGCATGAAGACAGGATGTGTCATGTCTGCAAATACCTACACCTTTGTCTACTGAGCTGCAAGGCTTACTCTCCTCTCTTGTGATGTGGTCCAAATGATATGAACTAAGACCTGACCTGCTCGCAGAAACAGGCCAGACTGCAACTCCATCTCATTTTTTTGACCTCAGTTCATTTAGTTCAGACTCGATCACTGATCAAATTATTGGATTGATGAAACTGGTTGTCATGCAGATTAAGTTGAATCAAATCCCATGTCCATGGAGTGGATCAAGTTACCTTACAGCACAAAAGCTTCCCACTT comes from the Musa acuminata AAA Group cultivar baxijiao chromosome BXJ1-10, Cavendish_Baxijiao_AAA, whole genome shotgun sequence genome and includes:
- the LOC135594927 gene encoding transcription factor IBH1-like 1; its protein translation is MLSRTHFIYISACVAAFSPSCLLSFSVAAMQVTEAFKHAFLKQMLLGFQASAVSTNSMGFQERKNAIKLSADVAMAVARGSRKWTRGLIAGLSEEQQNRSFLQLILGEQYERRLMKPCYSSWKIPRCRKIVRRSLRVCCRRQKKKKNQSGVLARTLVEKRTRQLKKLVPGGESMDGFSLLDETLDYVLSLRAQVDLMQSLLTTVESSKLRSHSKRTLPERRASYVGK